A region of Sulfurovum sp. DNA encodes the following proteins:
- a CDS encoding DJ-1/PfpI family protein, with protein MASVLLPLAEGFEELEAVALCDVMRRGGIDVQLAYIDELHGELVTGANGITIKADIPINNVIVEDFDMIVLPGGWGGTYALAESPRVQELLKEFKEKKIVGAMCAAPYALKKAGVLGERYTAYPGAIEEIDHPGYISDQKVVEDDNIITSQGPGTSVCFGLVIVKRLVGEETAQQVKEGMLLGYC; from the coding sequence GTGGCAAGTGTATTATTACCATTGGCAGAAGGGTTTGAGGAGCTTGAAGCAGTAGCACTGTGTGATGTGATGCGTCGTGGTGGCATTGATGTACAATTGGCATATATCGATGAGTTGCATGGCGAATTGGTTACAGGTGCCAATGGCATTACCATTAAGGCAGATATCCCCATAAACAATGTCATCGTTGAAGATTTTGATATGATAGTACTACCTGGAGGGTGGGGTGGTACCTATGCTCTAGCAGAGAGTCCTAGGGTGCAGGAGTTACTCAAGGAGTTTAAGGAGAAGAAGATTGTCGGTGCTATGTGTGCTGCACCCTATGCACTAAAAAAGGCAGGGGTATTGGGTGAACGATATACTGCCTATCCTGGTGCAATTGAAGAGATAGACCACCCTGGCTATATCTCAGATCAAAAAGTTGTTGAAGATGACAACATTATTACATCGCAAGGTCCTGGAACATCCGTTTGTTTTGGATTGGTCATTGTTAAACGCCTTGTAGGTGAAGAGACAGCACAGCAGGTTAAAGAGGGAATGTTGCTTGGTTACTGCTGA